CACCCTGGGCGATCTGCTGAAGTTCGAACTGAACGCCAGCTACACCCGCGAGACCGTCACCCTGAAGGCGGGCACGTCCTATCCCCTCGGTGCGGTGTTGGGCCGCATCGCCGCCAGCGGTGAATACCGCCTGTCCCCTGCTGCCGAGGTGGTCGGTGACGAAGGCGCGGAAACCGCTATCGCCGTGCTGCTGCAGGCCGTGGATGCCACCGACGGCGCCGCCACCGGCCTGATCGCCGCCCGTGGCCCGGTCATCCTGGCCGATGCCGCTCTGGCGTTCGACGCCTCGGTCGACCAGCCCGCCGAACGGGCCGCCAAGATCACCCAGCTCGCCGCATTGGGCCTCGTCGCCCGCGCCACCGTCTGATCGGAGCCTTTTTCATGAACGCCATCATCAATCCCTTCGACGCGGGCGGCTATTCGCTCGCCGAAATGACCCAGGCCATCAACCTGCTGCCCAACCTCTACACCCGGCTGGGCCAGATGGGGCTGTTCCGCTTCGAGGGTGTGACCCAGCGCAGCGTCATCATCGAGCAGGCCGAGGGCGTCCTCAACCTACTGCCCACCGTGCCGCTGGGCGGCCCGGCTACCGTCGCCAACCGCGATGCCCGGAGCATGCGGTCCTTCACGGTGCCGTGGATTCCCCACGACGATTCCATCACCCCCCAGGACGTCCAGGGCGTGCGTGGTTTCGGAGTCGCCGACGCAGCCGATCCCCTGGCCACCGTCATGGAGCGCAAGCTGACCCGCATGCGGAGCAAGCACGCCCAGACGCGGGAATTCATGGAGGTCAACGCGCTCAAGGGCATCGTCCGCGATGGTGCCGGCAGCACGCTGTACGACTATTTCGCCGAATTCGACCTGTCCCGCCAGCAGGTGGATTTCGCCCTGGGCACCGCCGCGACCAATGTCCAGGCCAAGATCCGCGACGTGTTGCGCAAGGTGGAGACCGAACTCAAGGGCGAGACCATGACCAGCGTGCTGGCCCTGGTCAGCCCGGAATTCTTCGACAAACTGATCGGCCATGCAAAGGTCGAGCAGGCCTACCAGTACTTCTCCTCGACCGGTGCCCAGCCGCTGCGGGAAGACGTGCGGCGCCGCTTCCCCTTCGCCGGCATGGTGTTCGAGGAATACAGCGCCACCGTCACCCTCTCGACCGGTGCGACGGAAACCCTGATCCCGGCGGGCGAGGGCATCGCCTTCCCGCTGGGCACCATGGACACCTTCGTCACCTATGGCGCTCCGGCCAATCTGATCGAGACGGTCAACACCCTGGGCGTGCCCATGTACGCCCGCCAGCTTGCTCGCCAGGACGGCAGCGCCATCGACGTCAAGACCGAGGCCTCCATCCTCCCCGTGAACAAGCGGCCCCGCCTGGCGGTGCGCCTGTTCTCGGGCAACTGAGCATGACCGCCTTTGCCGACGCCCTCGACGACCTGTTCGCCGATCCGAACATGGCGGTCACGGTGACGTATCAGGGCCGCCCCGTGCGTGCCCTGGTACGGCGGCCCGACCGCGATATCGAGTTCTCCGACATCACCGTCCACACGGGGACGGCGGTGTTCGATATCCGACGGCGGGAGATTCCGGCTCCCCAGGCGGGGGACATCATCCACCATGACGGCGACAACTTCGTCGTCCAGGGCGAACCCCGCCTGGATGCCGAGCGGCTGACCTGGACCTTGGACACGAGACCGGCATGAAACTGGCGGCGGCTATTTCGGGCGATCTGCGCAAGATCATGGCCGAGGAGGTCAAGGACGCCGAAGACGCCGTCACCGCCGCCATGCGCCAAGCCGCCGACGGGCTGAAGGCGGATCTCCGCCGTCAGGTCACCGAAGCGGGCATGGGCCAGCGCCTCGCCAATACCTGGCGAGCCGAGTTGTATCCCAAGGGCCAAAAGAGCATCAAGGCGGCGGGCTTCGTCTTCACCAGGGCCCCCACCATCATCCGCGCCTTCGACCAGGGGGCGGTGATCAAATCCAAGCATGGCTTCTGGTTGGCGATCCCCACACCCGCCGCCGGCACCGGCGCCCGAGGCAAGCGCATGACGCCGGGTCTGTGGGAGCAGATGCATGGTGCCCGGCTGCGCTTCATCTACCGCCGGGGCGCGCCCTCGCTGCTGGTGGCAGAAAACATGCGGGCACGGGCGGGGAAAAGGGGCGGCTTCGCCAAGGGCAGCGCCTCGGCGCTCCGCTCCGGGCGCGGGATGACCACGGTGGTGATGTTCATCCTGGTGCCGCAGGTGAGTTTGAAGAAGCGCCTCGATGTGGACGCCGCCGCCGAGCGGTGGGCTTCGGCGCTGCCGGAGCTGATCGTCAGGAACTGGCGGGAATAGACCCAATCAGCCGAACAGGTCGGAATGGGTGCCGGAAGCCGCCAGCACCAGTTCCTCTTCGGTTTCGTACCAGATCAACAGCCAATCCGGTTCGATATGGCATTCCCAGCAGGGACTCCAATTACCGGACAGACGGTGGGGACGGTGCCGGATGGCCAGCGGCTCGCTGTTCACTAGGCACTCCACCACCTGCCAGAGCTTGTCGAGACTCTTGCCTCGTTTGGTCGCCGTCTTGAGATCGCGCTCAAACTGCTTCGTGGTGCGAAGGCGCAAACTCAACGGTGGGCTGCCTTCAGCGCATCAAGGCTCGACCACTCGGTCAGGTTCTCGCCGTCCATGGCATCCCGGAGAGCCGCCTGCGTGGCCTCGTTGGGAATGCGGACGGGGAACGGCAGTCCGTGGTGCAGGGTCACCTGACGATAGAACAGGGTGATCGCTTCGGTCGGCGTCAGACCGAGGGCGCCGAAAACGGCCTCGGCCTGAGCCTTGAGGTCGGGTTCGACGCGGGCGCGGATCGATTCTGTCTTGGACATAGGGCCTCCTTGGTTGTCCCCATTATGTGCCTCATTCGGGGAACATTTCAATGTCCTCCATTCGTGAACAGATCCTCGCCGCCCTGCTGGCGCGGCTGCAAACCATCCCCGGCGCTACGATCAAACGGGAAGCGCCGCTGCCGGAAGCGGTGCCTGCCGGTGGTCTGATCATCCTGCGCGACGGCGATCCCGGCGACCCGGAGGTGCTGCTGTCACCGCTCTCCTATCTCTGGGAACACCAGACCGAGATCGAGGTCATCCTTCAACGCGGCCAGGACGACGACAGCGCCGCATTGGATGCACTGCTGATGGCGGTGGGCACCGCCCTGGCCGCCGACCGCTCCCTCGGTGGTCTGGCCGAATGGCTGGACTGGGGCGCTCCCAAGACCTCCGGCCTCGCCATTGACGGTGCCGCCGCCCTGCGCGGCGCCATGGTGCCGATCACCATCCATTACGGCTCCAGCGACCCGCTGGGCTGACCAACACTTTATATATGGGAGTTTCCCATGGCAAAAACGCGGGCCTATGGTGCCGATTGCATCCTGCTGGCCGCCTTCGAGACCGTTTACGGCACCCTGCCGGCCGACGGTTATACCCGGCTATCGTTCAAGGAATCCAGCCTGGGGGCCGAGCGCCCCCTGGGTTACGACCCGCTGCTGGGCCAGGGCCGCGACGCCCAGGACCCGTTCTATGAGGCGATCAAGGACGAGGGCGATATCGGCGTGCCGCTGGATGTGCGGGCGCTGGGGTTCTGGCTGAAGGGCCTGTTCGGCGCACCCGCCACCGCCGACAACGGTGATGGTACCTTCGACCATGTCTTCACCTCGGGCGGCACACTGCCCAGCCTCGCCATCGAGATCGGCCATGCCCAGCTGGCGGTGCCGAAGTTCTTCCGTCATGGCGGCGCCAAGCTGGACAAGCTGTCCTTCGACATGGCCCGCTCCGGCACCGCCAACGCCAGCATCGGGGTGATTGCCCAGGGCGAGACCGAAACCGCCGCTACCATCGATGCCAGCCCGGCGACCTTCGCCCTGAAGCGGTTCAGCCAGGGCAGCGGCGCCATCCGGGTCGGCGGTGGCCAACTGGCCAACGTGGTGGGCGGCAAGCTGTCGTTTTCCAACAACCTGGAGCGGGTCGAGACCATCCGGGCCGACGGGTTGATCGACGGCGTGGACGAGACCGAAGCCACCGCCGAGGGTTCGGTGGATATCCGCTTCGGCACCGACACCACGCTCACTGCCGCCATCGCCGACGAGAGCCCGGTGGCGATGGAATACGGCTTCACCATTCCCGGCTCGGCCTTTGCCCTGACCTTCCATCTGCCCCGTGTCTTTTGTCCCAAGAAGAAGCAGGAGATCAAAGGCCCCGGCGGCATCCAGGCCAGCTACGACTGGCGGGCGGCCCGCGATCCGGTGGCGGG
The sequence above is drawn from the Magnetospirillum sp. 15-1 genome and encodes:
- a CDS encoding head decoration protein — encoded protein: MPVLNASPTLGDLLKFELNASYTRETVTLKAGTSYPLGAVLGRIAASGEYRLSPAAEVVGDEGAETAIAVLLQAVDATDGAATGLIAARGPVILADAALAFDASVDQPAERAAKITQLAALGLVARATV
- a CDS encoding major capsid protein produces the protein MNAIINPFDAGGYSLAEMTQAINLLPNLYTRLGQMGLFRFEGVTQRSVIIEQAEGVLNLLPTVPLGGPATVANRDARSMRSFTVPWIPHDDSITPQDVQGVRGFGVADAADPLATVMERKLTRMRSKHAQTREFMEVNALKGIVRDGAGSTLYDYFAEFDLSRQQVDFALGTAATNVQAKIRDVLRKVETELKGETMTSVLALVSPEFFDKLIGHAKVEQAYQYFSSTGAQPLREDVRRRFPFAGMVFEEYSATVTLSTGATETLIPAGEGIAFPLGTMDTFVTYGAPANLIETVNTLGVPMYARQLARQDGSAIDVKTEASILPVNKRPRLAVRLFSGN
- a CDS encoding DUF6441 family protein yields the protein MKLAAAISGDLRKIMAEEVKDAEDAVTAAMRQAADGLKADLRRQVTEAGMGQRLANTWRAELYPKGQKSIKAAGFVFTRAPTIIRAFDQGAVIKSKHGFWLAIPTPAAGTGARGKRMTPGLWEQMHGARLRFIYRRGAPSLLVAENMRARAGKRGGFAKGSASALRSGRGMTTVVMFILVPQVSLKKRLDVDAAAERWASALPELIVRNWRE
- a CDS encoding type II toxin-antitoxin system YafQ family toxin, with amino-acid sequence MSLRLRTTKQFERDLKTATKRGKSLDKLWQVVECLVNSEPLAIRHRPHRLSGNWSPCWECHIEPDWLLIWYETEEELVLAASGTHSDLFG
- a CDS encoding type II toxin-antitoxin system RelB/DinJ family antitoxin gives rise to the protein MSKTESIRARVEPDLKAQAEAVFGALGLTPTEAITLFYRQVTLHHGLPFPVRIPNEATQAALRDAMDGENLTEWSSLDALKAAHR
- a CDS encoding acyl-CoA transferase, which translates into the protein MSSIREQILAALLARLQTIPGATIKREAPLPEAVPAGGLIILRDGDPGDPEVLLSPLSYLWEHQTEIEVILQRGQDDDSAALDALLMAVGTALAADRSLGGLAEWLDWGAPKTSGLAIDGAAALRGAMVPITIHYGSSDPLG
- a CDS encoding phage tail tube protein is translated as MAKTRAYGADCILLAAFETVYGTLPADGYTRLSFKESSLGAERPLGYDPLLGQGRDAQDPFYEAIKDEGDIGVPLDVRALGFWLKGLFGAPATADNGDGTFDHVFTSGGTLPSLAIEIGHAQLAVPKFFRHGGAKLDKLSFDMARSGTANASIGVIAQGETETAATIDASPATFALKRFSQGSGAIRVGGGQLANVVGGKLSFSNNLERVETIRADGLIDGVDETEATAEGSVDIRFGTDTTLTAAIADESPVAMEYGFTIPGSAFALTFHLPRVFCPKKKQEIKGPGGIQASYDWRAARDPVAGYLLRVTLVNDVAGYGS